The proteins below come from a single Salinilacihabitans rarus genomic window:
- a CDS encoding branched-chain amino acid ABC transporter permease produces MSTIDEAVRRGRDVSLEEAGAIVVGLAGLLLLGDLALGILDGTYSIARTGRYLWQGLMYGLIIGLAGIGLSMTYSILNFANFAHGDYITSGAFLGWGVTYLVAGWTAGVYEFGQLVLVSPTRGVGGPQLGIAATSTPLAVLVGALFAGVATAAFVLLIDRVVYKPMRGAGGIPLLIASIGVAFALRYLVVFVYDQRTRGTTATLDLPSWEFLLVDGYITIDAHDLTLLFASVGLMVGVHLLLQRTKLGKAMRAMSDNEDLALVTGIPNEQVVRWTWAIGGGLAGVAGYLMVLWTGTIDYQFGWLLLLLIFAGVILGGIGSVYGAIAGGLVIGLAMRVSLIWLPGGDFTNVTAFLIMILVLLIKPSGIFGGKTTA; encoded by the coding sequence TTGTCTACCATAGACGAGGCGGTAAGACGGGGTCGAGACGTGAGCCTCGAGGAAGCGGGCGCGATCGTCGTGGGACTCGCCGGGCTCCTGTTGCTCGGCGACCTCGCGCTCGGGATCCTCGATGGCACGTACAGCATCGCCCGGACCGGCAGGTACCTGTGGCAGGGACTGATGTACGGACTGATCATCGGTCTCGCGGGGATCGGCCTCTCGATGACCTACAGCATCCTGAACTTCGCGAACTTCGCCCACGGTGACTACATCACGAGCGGCGCCTTCCTCGGCTGGGGCGTCACGTACCTCGTCGCCGGGTGGACCGCTGGCGTCTACGAGTTCGGCCAACTCGTGCTGGTCAGCCCCACCCGCGGCGTCGGTGGACCGCAACTCGGCATCGCCGCGACGTCGACGCCGCTTGCGGTCCTCGTCGGCGCGCTGTTCGCCGGGGTGGCGACGGCCGCGTTCGTGCTCCTGATCGACCGGGTCGTCTACAAGCCGATGCGCGGGGCCGGCGGGATCCCGCTGCTGATCGCCAGCATCGGGGTGGCGTTCGCGCTGCGGTACCTCGTCGTCTTCGTCTACGACCAGCGGACCCGCGGGACGACGGCGACGCTCGACCTCCCCTCGTGGGAGTTCCTGCTCGTCGACGGTTACATTACGATCGACGCCCACGACCTGACGCTGTTGTTCGCCAGCGTGGGGCTCATGGTCGGCGTCCACCTGCTGTTACAGCGGACGAAACTCGGCAAGGCCATGCGGGCGATGTCGGACAACGAGGACCTCGCGCTGGTGACCGGCATCCCGAACGAGCAGGTCGTCCGCTGGACGTGGGCCATCGGCGGCGGCCTCGCGGGCGTCGCCGGTTACCTCATGGTGCTGTGGACCGGGACCATCGACTACCAGTTCGGCTGGCTGTTGCTCCTGTTGATCTTCGCCGGGGTGATCCTCGGCGGGATCGGCTCGGTCTACGGCGCGATCGCGGGCGGACTCGTCATCGGCCTCGCGATGCGGGTGTCGCTGATCTGGCTGCCCGGGGGCGATTTCACCAACGTCACGGCGTTCCTGATCATGATCCTGGTACTGCTCATCAAACCGTCCGGCATCTTCGGAGGGAAGACCACAGCATGA